The sequence below is a genomic window from Montipora capricornis isolate CH-2021 chromosome 14, ASM3666992v2, whole genome shotgun sequence.
CCTtgatagcttagttggtagagcattgcaccggccaAGTTATGGCCCAGCAGATGGGACCTGATCATTAAAACGCCTCTGATTGCTTGTCGTACTTAATGCAAAATCGCGGATCGTACAAGGAACACAATACAGCCACGGTTTTATCCCGCGAAAAATCTAGCAGTAGTCGTTCTAAAAGTAGATAATACCGTCGCAGATCGAGACTTCTGAGTTCTGGTTATAATTTTACTTACACTTAACTGTCTCCTGAGCATATCAATTGCCCCAAGCAGAAAAACCAAcctctcaaaaaaaaattaacaagaagGGTGCATACTTTTGTTCCAGCACATGGGCAAAGCTCCTGGAGGAAATCTTCATCACCCAGTGAGTCTAGGAGTGATTTGCTGTCACTTTCCATCAGTGGTTCTTTAAGTGTGACAAAAAGCAGCTCAAATGTTGCCTCTGTGTCCCTAAAGAAGAGCTTGTTTGCAAGTATGTCGACATCAAATTTAAGGAGAGTTTTCTTCAGCACATCCACGATGAAATCAACAGCTTCCTTCTCGTCCACGCAAAGTGCAGCACCTAGCACTTCAAAATCAACTTCGGCAAGCGCTTTGACGGGGATCTCTACCTCAGCGAAGACGAGTGTATCAACGAAAGTGTCCTTGTTGTCCTCTCCAAGCGCAGAAACCAGTGCGTCAACTTCAATATCCAAAAGTGTGCCCCAAAGTGTTTCCACGTTCTCAGCTAGTAAATCCGTTTCATCTTCAGTTTTTTCAGTAAGGAGCTCTTCAACATCAAACTCAGTCAGTGTTATGAGCAAGACTATCTCAAAGACTATTTCTATATCAACAAGCGAGTCAGCGAGCGAGTCAGCATCGGCGTCACCCTCACATATTGTCTCGCCAAGTTTGTCTCCGTCCGACGTATTAAGCGTTTATCCAAGAGTGTTAAGTTCAAAATCAGccaatgttttcatttcacCTTCAACAAGTCCCTCCACATCAGCCAGCATTTTCGTCTCCACTTCAGATTGCCTTTTCTTCTCACTATCAACCTCACTATTGTTCACCAGCACTTTGGTTTCATCCTCACAAAGTGTCTCGCCAAGATTGTCGCATTCCATGTCACTTACTATTCCTAAAAGGGCGTCTAGCTCAACATCAACCAGGGTCTCCATTTTACCTTCTGCAAGTTCCTCCACCAGTGTTTCAGCATCAAAATCGACGAGCACATCGGCCAGCATACCGGTTTCCACCTCGGAGAGCATTTCCTCTTCGCTATCGACCCCTATCAGCCTCCCTCCAAGTGTGTCGATCTCCATTTCAAGCAGTCTTTCCACCAGTACGTCGGTCTCATCCTCACAAAGTGTCTCGCCAAGTTTGACGCTTTCCGTGTCACTTAGCGTTTCTCAAAGTGCACCTCGCTCAACTTCAACCGATGTCTCCATTTTATTTTCTGCAAGTTCCTCCACCAGTGAGTCAGCATTAATATCTGACAGCATTTCAAGTAGTGTGTCAGCATCAAAATCAACGAGCGCATCAGCCAGCATACCGGCTTCCACCTCGGAGAGCATTTCCTCCTCGCTATCGACCTCTATCAGCCTCTCTCTAAGTGTGTCGGTTTCCACTTCAAGCAGTTTTTCCACCAGCACGTCGTTGTCATCCTCTCAAAGTGTCTCGCCTAGTCTGACGCTTTCCGTGTCACCTTGCGTTTCTCAAAGTGCACCTAGCTCAACATCAACAGGGGTCTCCATTTTATCTTCTGCAAGTTCCTCCACCAATGTGTCAGCATCAATATCTGACAGCATCTCAAGCAGTGTGTCAGCAGCAAAATCGACGAGCACATCAGCCAGCATACCGGTTTCCACCTCGGAGAGCATTTACTCCTCACTATCAACCTCTATCA
It includes:
- the LOC138032752 gene encoding streptococcal hemagglutinin-like isoform X4, producing the protein MVLKIHRLILLTTAFSMLHTKETHGQSSWRKSSSPSESRSDLLSLSISGSLSVTKSSSNVASVSLKKSLFASMSTSNLRRVFFSTSTMKSTASFSSTQSAAPSTSKSTSASALTGISTSAKTSVSTKVSLLSSPSAETSASTSISKSVPQSVSTFSASKSVSSSVFSVRSSSTSNSVSVMSKTISKTISISTSESASESASASPSHIVSPSLSPSDVLSVYPRVLSSKSANVFISPSTSPSTSASIFVSTSDCLFFSLSTSLLFTSTLVSSSQSVSPRLSHSMSLTIPKRASSSTSTRVSILPSASSSTSVSASKSTSTSASIPVSTSESISSSLSTPISLPPSVSISISSSLSTSTSVSSSQSVSPSLTLSVSLSVSQSAPRSTSTDVSILFSASSSTSESALISDSISSSVSASKSTSASASIPASTSESISSSLSTSISLSLSVSVSTSSSFSTSTSLSSSQSVSPSLTLSVSPCVSQSAPSSTSTGVSILSSASSSTNVSASISDSISSSVSAAKSTSTSASIPVSTSESIYSSLSTSISLPPSVSISTSSSFSTSTSLSSSQSVSPSLTLSVSPCVSQSAPSSTSTGVSILSSASSSTNVTPSISDGISSSVLPSKSSVPSQFPISSVVPTSSLPLAVSSSTDFCLGVACSGRGECLNRQNGFNCSCNAGFTGSLCEIDIDDCLGVDCSGRGDCRDRVNGFLCQCNAGFTGKLCETDIDDCLGVDCSGRGDCRDRVNGLLCQCNAGFTGKLCEIDIDECLGVDCSGRGDCRDRVNGFLCQCNAGFTGKLCEIDIDDCLGVDCSGRGDCRDRVNGFLCQCNAGFTGKLCETESAATKFARGSWIIVAIVASIILLNYRY
- the LOC138032752 gene encoding streptococcal hemagglutinin-like isoform X2; amino-acid sequence: MVLKIHRLILLTTAFSMLHTKETHGQSSWRKSSSPSESRSDLLSLSISGSLSVTKSSSNVASVSLKKSLFASMSTSNLRRVFFSTSTMKSTASFSSTQSAAPSTSKSTSASALTGISTSAKTSVSTKVSLLSSPSAETSASTSISKSVPQSVSTFSASKSVSSSVFSVRSSSTSNSVSVMSKTISKTISISTSESASESASASPSHIVSPSLSPSDVLSVYPRVLSSKSANVFISPSTSPSTSASIFVSTSDCLFFSLSTSLLFTSTLVSSSQSVSPRLSHSMSLTIPKRASSSTSTRVSILPSASSSTSVSASKSTSTSASIPVSTSESISSSLSTPISLPPSVSISISSSLSTSTSVSSSQSVSPSLTLSVSLSVSQSAPRSTSTDVSILFSASSSTSESALISDSISSSVSASKSTSASASIPASTSESISSSLSTSISLSLSVSVSTSSSFSTSTSLSSSQSVSPSLTLSVSPCVSQSAPSSTSTGVSILSSASSSTNVSASISDSISSSVSAAKSTSTSASIPVSTSESIYSSLSTSISLPPSVSISTSSSFSTSTSLSSSQSVSPSLTLSVSPCVSQSAPSSTSTGVSILSSASSSTNVTPSKSSVPSQFPISSVVPTSSLPLAVSSSTDFCLGVACSGRGECLNRQNGFNCSCNAGFTGSLCEIDIDDCLGVDCSGRGDCRDRVNGFLCQCNAGFTGKLCETDIDDCLGVDCSGRGDCRDRVNGFLCQCNTGFTGKLCETDIDDCLGVDCSGRGDCRDRVNGLLCQCNAGFTGKLCEIDIDECLGVDCSGRGDCRDRVNGFLCQCNAGFTGKLCEIDIDDCLGVDCSGRGDCRDRVNGFLCQCNAGFTGKLCETESAATKFARGSWIIVAIVASIILLNYRY
- the LOC138032752 gene encoding streptococcal hemagglutinin-like isoform X3 yields the protein MVLKIHRLILLTTAFSMLHTKETHGQSSWRKSSSPSESRSDLLSLSISGSLSVTKSSSNVASVSLKKSLFASMSTSNLRRVFFSTSTMKSTASFSSTQSAAPSTSKSTSASALTGISTSAKTSVSTKVSLLSSPSAETSASTSISKSVPQSVSTFSASKSVSSSVFSVRSSSTSNSVSVMSKTISKTISISTSESASESASASPSHIVSPSLSPSDVLSVYPRVLSSKSANVFISPSTSPSTSASIFVSTSDCLFFSLSTSLLFTSTLVSSSQSVSPRLSHSMSLTIPKRASSSTSTRVSILPSASSSTSVSASKSTSTSASIPVSTSESISSSLSTPISLPPSVSISISSSLSTSTSVSSSQSVSPSLTLSVSLSVSQSAPRSTSTDVSILFSASSSTSESALISDSISSSVSASKSTSASASIPASTSESISSSLSTSISLSLSVSVSTSSSFSTSTSLSSSQSVSPSLTLSVSPCVSQSAPSSTSTGVSILSSASSSTNVSASISDSISSSVSAAKSTSTSASIPVSTSESIYSSLSTSISLPPSVSISTSSSFSTSTSLSSSQSVSPSLTLSVSPCVSQSAPSSTSTGVSILSSASSSTNVTPSISDGISSSVLPSKSSVPSQFPISSVVPTSSLPLAVSSSTDFCLGVACSGRGECLNRQNGFNCSCNAGFTGSLCEIDIDDCLGVDCSGRGDCRDRVNGFLCQCNAGFTGKLCETDIDDCLGVDCSGRGDCRDRVNGFLCQCNTGFTGKLCETDIDECLGVDCSGRGDCRDRVNGFLCQCNAGFTGKLCEIDIDDCLGVDCSGRGDCRDRVNGFLCQCNAGFTGKLCETESAATKFARGSWIIVAIVASIILLNYRY
- the LOC138032752 gene encoding streptococcal hemagglutinin-like isoform X1, which encodes MVLKIHRLILLTTAFSMLHTKETHGQSSWRKSSSPSESRSDLLSLSISGSLSVTKSSSNVASVSLKKSLFASMSTSNLRRVFFSTSTMKSTASFSSTQSAAPSTSKSTSASALTGISTSAKTSVSTKVSLLSSPSAETSASTSISKSVPQSVSTFSASKSVSSSVFSVRSSSTSNSVSVMSKTISKTISISTSESASESASASPSHIVSPSLSPSDVLSVYPRVLSSKSANVFISPSTSPSTSASIFVSTSDCLFFSLSTSLLFTSTLVSSSQSVSPRLSHSMSLTIPKRASSSTSTRVSILPSASSSTSVSASKSTSTSASIPVSTSESISSSLSTPISLPPSVSISISSSLSTSTSVSSSQSVSPSLTLSVSLSVSQSAPRSTSTDVSILFSASSSTSESALISDSISSSVSASKSTSASASIPASTSESISSSLSTSISLSLSVSVSTSSSFSTSTSLSSSQSVSPSLTLSVSPCVSQSAPSSTSTGVSILSSASSSTNVSASISDSISSSVSAAKSTSTSASIPVSTSESIYSSLSTSISLPPSVSISTSSSFSTSTSLSSSQSVSPSLTLSVSPCVSQSAPSSTSTGVSILSSASSSTNVTPSISDGISSSVLPSKSSVPSQFPISSVVPTSSLPLAVSSSTDFCLGVACSGRGECLNRQNGFNCSCNAGFTGSLCEIDIDDCLGVDCSGRGDCRDRVNGFLCQCNAGFTGKLCETDIDDCLGVDCSGRGDCRDRVNGFLCQCNTGFTGKLCETDIDDCLGVDCSGRGDCRDRVNGLLCQCNAGFTGKLCEIDIDECLGVDCSGRGDCRDRVNGFLCQCNAGFTGKLCEIDIDDCLGVDCSGRGDCRDRVNGFLCQCNAGFTGKLCETESAATKFARGSWIIVAIVASIILLNYRY
- the LOC138032752 gene encoding streptococcal hemagglutinin-like isoform X5 — protein: MVLKIHRLILLTTAFSMLHTKETHGQSSWRKSSSPSESRSDLLSLSISGSLSVTKSSSNVASVSLKKSLFASMSTSNLRRVFFSTSTMKSTASFSSTQSAAPSTSKSTSASALTGISTSAKTSVSTKVSLLSSPSAETSASTSISKSVPQSVSTFSASKSVSSSVFSVRSSSTSNSVSVMSKTISKTISISTSESASESASASPSHIVSPSLSPSDVLSVYPRVLSSKSANVFISPSTSPSTSASIFVSTSDCLFFSLSTSLLFTSTLVSSSQSVSPRLSHSMSLTIPKRASSSTSTRVSILPSASSSTSVSASKSTSTSASIPVSTSESISSSLSTPISLPPSVSISISSSLSTSTSVSSSQSVSPSLTLSVSLSVSQSAPRSTSTDVSILFSASSSTSESALISDSISSSVSASKSTSASASIPASTSESISSSLSTSISLSLSVSVSTSSSFSTSTSLSSSQSVSPSLTLSVSPCVSQSAPSSTSTGVSILSSASSSTNVSASISDSISSSVSAAKSTSTSASIPVSTSESIYSSLSTSISLPPSVSISTSSSFSTSTSLSSSQSVSPSLTLSVSPCVSQSAPSSTSTGVSILSSASSSTNVTPSISDGISSSVLPSKSSVPSQFPISSVVPTSSLPLAVSSSTDFCLGVACSGRGECLNRQNGFNCSCNAGFTGSLCEIDIDDCLGVDCSGRGDCRDRVNGFLCQCNAGFTGKLCETDIDDCLGVDCSGRGDCRDRVNGFLCQCNTGFTGKLCETDIDDCLGVDCSGRGDCRDRVNGFLCQCNAGFTGKLCETESAATKFARGSWIIVAIVASIILLNYRY